From a single Rhodococcus qingshengii JCM 15477 genomic region:
- a CDS encoding anaerobic C4-dicarboxylate transporter family protein — protein MEAVKIVLELAVVLGAIVMGTRSSGVALGLWGGAGVAVLVFVFGEDVGSPPVDALLIVLSVVLASSMMQAAGGIDWMVTIAAKLIESRPKQITLIAPLVSFLFSVGAGTSNILYPLLPVIYDVSYKNGVRPSRPLSLSVVSTGVALACSPVSAAMAAMVTLTDVPPYDFELIDIIKITFPAAVVGIILSSIAVNRLGKDLDDDPEIQAKMKSGELAGPGAASKTELVSTKTGRNAALIFLAGVLAIVIFGLFKGIRPEAADGTPMGMTPIIEMLMFVVGTLILLVCRPNVADVPSSTVFRAGMVSAIALFGLAWLTDTFISAHSELITSTVGDWVNAAPWIFALGVFLVCVLTTSQSTATRTIVPIGLAAGIAPGLVSGMWAGAFAGVYLLPTNGSQIAAANFDLSGSTKLGSKLVDHSFFLPTIILAVTTIAAGALFGVVLG, from the coding sequence ATGGAAGCAGTCAAGATTGTCCTCGAGCTGGCGGTAGTGCTCGGGGCGATTGTCATGGGTACCAGATCGAGCGGTGTCGCTCTCGGTCTGTGGGGCGGCGCAGGTGTTGCCGTCCTCGTGTTCGTCTTCGGAGAGGACGTCGGCAGTCCGCCGGTCGACGCTCTCCTCATCGTCCTGTCCGTCGTCCTCGCGTCGTCGATGATGCAGGCGGCCGGTGGTATCGACTGGATGGTCACCATCGCGGCCAAGTTGATCGAATCTCGCCCGAAACAGATCACGCTGATCGCGCCGTTGGTGTCATTCCTGTTCTCGGTCGGTGCCGGCACGTCCAACATCCTCTACCCACTGCTCCCCGTCATCTACGACGTCTCGTACAAGAACGGTGTGCGGCCGTCACGACCGCTGTCGCTGTCAGTTGTCTCGACCGGTGTGGCGCTGGCGTGTAGTCCGGTGTCCGCGGCAATGGCGGCAATGGTCACGCTGACCGACGTGCCGCCTTACGATTTCGAACTCATCGACATCATCAAGATCACCTTCCCGGCTGCTGTTGTCGGCATCATCCTTTCCTCCATCGCGGTCAACCGACTCGGCAAAGATCTCGACGACGACCCGGAGATACAGGCGAAGATGAAGTCGGGCGAATTGGCCGGACCTGGTGCAGCCTCCAAGACCGAACTCGTCTCGACGAAGACCGGACGAAACGCGGCACTGATCTTCCTCGCCGGCGTCCTGGCTATCGTGATCTTCGGCCTGTTCAAGGGGATTCGTCCCGAAGCTGCCGACGGTACTCCGATGGGGATGACACCGATCATCGAAATGCTGATGTTCGTCGTGGGTACGTTGATCCTGCTGGTGTGCCGCCCGAATGTCGCCGACGTGCCGTCGTCGACGGTGTTCCGTGCCGGTATGGTCTCGGCCATCGCGCTGTTCGGTCTGGCATGGCTGACGGACACGTTCATCAGCGCCCATTCCGAGCTGATCACGAGCACCGTCGGCGACTGGGTCAACGCCGCGCCGTGGATCTTCGCGCTCGGTGTCTTCCTGGTCTGTGTACTGACGACCAGTCAGTCGACCGCTACGAGGACCATCGTGCCGATCGGTCTCGCTGCCGGGATTGCACCCGGTCTGGTGAGCGGAATGTGGGCCGGAGCGTTTGCCGGCGTCTATCTGTTGCCGACAAACGGTTCGCAGATCGCGGCTGCGAACTTCGACCTCTCGGGCAGCACGAAGCTCGGTTCCAAGCTCGTCGACCACTCGTTCTTCCTGCCGACCATCATCTTGGCCGTCACGACGATTGCGGCCGGCGCGTTGTTCGGAGTGGTGCTCGGTTGA
- a CDS encoding N-formylglutamate amidohydrolase, translated as MTSGEPVLIPAGTVFTAEDLTFYADRDSRSLDDAIADADLLVSCPHSGSAIPAELSRFLAPEFTQRLQFDFTDMSTSPIVRRWAEIDSRIVYVENPHPRMIRDPNRAKPENLEASLREAFARVHKAGAGNKADLTGVDAVRPVTFSFYPLLLEPTDDAGWKNLAETFTETAEHGLGVYERTRDTLIEAMVEKSFELGRSFTTLSFHDTMNHTTRRDGAVNVERPEADRLPDVVALSNRGDHDGNRRGDNPVTMDPELIRTLAVSHRKGFQVDDPDAVALNQPYLGSFEIIRAGARFAELSARAAEAGITLSAVQAEFKREFLLGDELAAYIMEPGVDWPTPDAERVDQLAHACKASWDHYRNS; from the coding sequence ATGACCAGTGGAGAACCAGTACTCATCCCGGCCGGAACCGTGTTCACGGCGGAGGACCTGACGTTCTATGCCGATCGTGACTCCCGCAGTCTCGACGACGCCATCGCCGACGCCGACCTTCTTGTCAGTTGCCCACACTCGGGTTCCGCGATTCCAGCAGAACTCTCACGTTTTCTCGCACCCGAGTTCACACAGCGGCTGCAATTCGACTTCACCGACATGTCCACCAGTCCCATCGTGCGCCGTTGGGCCGAAATCGATTCGCGCATCGTATACGTGGAGAATCCGCACCCTCGCATGATTCGCGATCCCAACCGTGCGAAGCCCGAAAACCTGGAAGCGTCACTGCGCGAAGCATTCGCCCGCGTCCACAAGGCCGGTGCAGGCAACAAAGCAGACCTCACCGGCGTCGACGCAGTTCGCCCTGTCACCTTCTCGTTCTACCCCTTGCTGCTCGAGCCGACCGACGACGCGGGCTGGAAGAACCTCGCCGAGACCTTCACCGAGACAGCCGAACACGGTTTGGGTGTCTACGAAAGAACTCGCGACACACTGATCGAAGCCATGGTGGAGAAGAGCTTCGAACTCGGTCGATCGTTCACGACGTTGTCGTTCCACGACACGATGAACCACACCACCCGGCGGGACGGCGCCGTCAATGTCGAACGGCCGGAAGCAGATCGACTCCCCGACGTCGTCGCACTCTCCAATCGTGGCGATCACGACGGTAATCGACGCGGCGACAATCCCGTGACGATGGATCCGGAGCTCATTCGCACACTTGCGGTCTCACATCGCAAGGGATTTCAGGTCGACGATCCGGATGCGGTCGCTCTCAATCAGCCGTACCTCGGCAGTTTCGAAATCATCCGAGCCGGAGCGAGATTCGCCGAATTGAGCGCCCGCGCCGCCGAAGCCGGGATCACGTTGAGCGCGGTTCAGGCCGAATTCAAACGAGAATTCCTACTGGGAGACGAACTGGCCGCCTACATCATGGAACCCGGCGTCGACTGGCCTACACCCGACGCCGAACGGGTGGACCAGCTCGCTCACGCGTGCAAGGCGAGCTGGGACCACTACCGCAACAGCTGA
- a CDS encoding acyl-CoA dehydrogenase family protein, with product MTKWPELAREIADTVLFPVADSVDADGEIPSSHFDALAADGFYGIAALGDGGPGSEELVEVLETLCGGCLATTFTWMQHHGVVGALAASPNAPLREQYWDGLVSGTIRGGVAYAGAIPRPPLLWAKRVNDGYVLDGIAPFVTGWGIVDVLLVSARDEFDNSIVHSVVPVGEAPGLTIEELPLIAARGSNTVRIVFDAFEIPDTDVCAVVSDEQFQSTQLPGLWLNGAMAMGITRRAVTELADLGVDTDAFEEQATRARADLDAALRDGGDMSAARARASELAIRASAALVTATGSRALVGSNTPERLMREATFTLVAAGRPEIKTALVERLTGY from the coding sequence GTGACCAAGTGGCCGGAACTTGCGCGTGAGATCGCCGATACCGTTCTGTTTCCCGTCGCCGACAGCGTCGACGCCGACGGAGAAATCCCCAGCAGCCATTTCGACGCGCTCGCCGCTGACGGCTTCTACGGCATCGCCGCCCTCGGTGACGGCGGCCCCGGCAGCGAAGAACTGGTCGAGGTCCTCGAAACCTTGTGCGGCGGTTGCCTCGCGACGACGTTCACCTGGATGCAGCATCACGGCGTCGTCGGAGCCCTGGCGGCGAGTCCCAATGCACCTCTGCGCGAGCAATACTGGGACGGTCTGGTTTCCGGCACGATTCGCGGTGGGGTTGCCTATGCCGGCGCCATCCCCCGCCCACCGCTCCTGTGGGCGAAGCGGGTGAACGACGGCTACGTCCTCGACGGGATCGCACCCTTCGTCACCGGTTGGGGCATCGTCGATGTTCTCTTGGTGTCGGCGCGCGACGAGTTCGACAATTCCATCGTTCATTCCGTCGTACCGGTAGGCGAGGCCCCGGGTCTGACGATCGAGGAGCTTCCACTGATCGCGGCGCGCGGGAGCAACACCGTCCGAATCGTGTTCGACGCTTTCGAAATTCCCGATACCGACGTCTGTGCTGTCGTCAGCGACGAACAATTCCAGAGCACCCAGCTCCCCGGCTTGTGGCTCAACGGCGCGATGGCCATGGGCATCACCCGCCGTGCTGTCACCGAACTCGCGGATCTGGGAGTCGACACCGACGCGTTCGAGGAACAAGCCACCCGGGCGCGCGCCGATCTCGATGCAGCACTGCGCGACGGCGGCGACATGTCGGCCGCCCGCGCCCGAGCGTCGGAACTTGCGATACGCGCGTCGGCCGCACTCGTGACTGCGACCGGAAGCCGCGCTCTGGTCGGCAGCAACACCCCCGAGCGGCTCATGCGTGAAGCCACCTTCACTCTTGTCGCGGCTGGTCGCCCGGAGATCAAAACGGCTCTCGTGGAACGACTCACCGGATACTGA
- a CDS encoding helix-turn-helix domain-containing protein, translated as MDDDQKAIATAIGAAVRTARKEAGLTLREVAVKSGLSQPFLSQTENGHAVPSVMNLHRLAQSLGTTAHALLAQGERTPSSLVRAGEGRTFELAHDSVIRFCSTGSRTMEPNEITAAPHSEAGEHTEHAGEEFIHVLEGSVEVEVGLDEHHVLHVGDTLLYTSTIPHRWFNRTDAVARFLIVSSPPSF; from the coding sequence ATGGACGACGACCAGAAGGCGATAGCGACCGCAATCGGGGCTGCCGTGCGGACGGCGCGAAAAGAAGCCGGACTGACGTTGCGCGAGGTTGCCGTGAAGTCGGGCTTGTCGCAGCCCTTCCTGAGCCAGACCGAAAACGGCCACGCAGTACCCAGTGTCATGAACCTTCATCGCCTCGCGCAATCGCTCGGCACCACGGCGCACGCACTCTTGGCACAGGGTGAGCGAACTCCGTCCAGCCTCGTCCGCGCCGGCGAGGGGCGAACCTTCGAACTGGCACACGATTCGGTGATTCGATTCTGCTCCACCGGCTCACGGACCATGGAACCCAACGAGATCACGGCAGCACCTCATTCCGAGGCAGGTGAGCACACCGAGCACGCCGGCGAAGAGTTCATTCATGTTCTCGAAGGATCTGTCGAGGTCGAGGTGGGACTGGACGAGCATCACGTTCTTCACGTAGGCGACACCCTCCTCTACACCTCGACCATCCCGCACCGGTGGTTCAATCGCACCGACGCGGTGGCGAGATTCCTCATCGTGAGTTCGCCGCCCTCGTTCTAG
- a CDS encoding uracil-xanthine permease family protein: protein MAIHPVDQRLPFARQSAFALQHVLIMYTGCITVPLVFGAAVGLDRSTVAMLISADLLVAGIITIIQSLGVGKVAGVRLPIVCGATFAGLTPMILIAKEYGLQAVYGSMLVGGVVGIALAVPFAKIVRYFPPLVTGVVLTVIGISLIGVAGGLIVGNDPTSPSFADPKNLALAAAVVVVAVAFICLGRGMWTQLGVLMALVIGTVIAIPMGLIDLSGVGGSAWVGFPMPFHFGAPEFPVTAVVAMSIVMAVVFAESTASMLAVSEITGKPLKKADLARGLVADGMSGVLGGIFNAFVDTVFSQNVGAVATTRVYSRYVTATSGAILIVLGLIPRMGEVVAALPDPVVGGVGIILFSTVAVVGINTLRKVDLSDPINTTIAAVSVGIGILPEFAEGMFERFPSSAQILLGSGITLAAASAFSLNLLFNHTRLGELARRSRESLHATAKSEPATSSAGDASVTVPV from the coding sequence ATGGCCATCCATCCTGTCGACCAGCGGCTCCCATTTGCCCGCCAGTCTGCTTTTGCTCTTCAGCACGTCCTCATCATGTACACCGGCTGCATCACGGTTCCGCTGGTTTTCGGTGCCGCCGTAGGGCTGGACCGCAGCACAGTCGCGATGCTGATCAGCGCGGACTTGCTCGTTGCAGGCATCATCACGATCATTCAGAGCCTGGGCGTCGGGAAGGTCGCCGGTGTCCGGCTGCCGATCGTCTGCGGGGCGACCTTCGCCGGGCTGACGCCGATGATTCTGATCGCCAAGGAGTACGGCCTGCAGGCGGTGTACGGGTCCATGCTGGTCGGTGGCGTAGTCGGCATTGCCTTGGCCGTGCCGTTCGCCAAGATCGTCCGATACTTCCCACCCCTGGTTACCGGCGTCGTCCTCACAGTCATCGGCATCTCGTTGATCGGTGTCGCAGGAGGACTGATCGTCGGAAACGACCCCACCTCCCCGTCGTTCGCCGACCCGAAGAATCTGGCGCTGGCTGCCGCAGTCGTTGTGGTCGCGGTGGCCTTCATCTGCCTCGGCCGCGGGATGTGGACGCAGCTCGGTGTACTGATGGCGCTGGTGATCGGCACCGTGATCGCCATCCCGATGGGCCTGATCGATCTGAGTGGCGTCGGCGGCTCGGCCTGGGTGGGCTTCCCGATGCCGTTCCACTTCGGCGCTCCGGAGTTTCCCGTCACCGCCGTGGTGGCGATGAGTATCGTCATGGCAGTCGTCTTCGCAGAATCGACGGCGAGCATGCTGGCGGTCAGCGAGATCACCGGAAAGCCTTTGAAGAAAGCAGATCTCGCACGAGGGCTGGTGGCCGACGGGATGTCGGGAGTTCTGGGCGGAATCTTCAATGCCTTTGTCGACACCGTTTTCTCGCAGAATGTCGGCGCCGTTGCCACGACCCGGGTGTACAGCCGGTACGTGACCGCTACCAGCGGTGCCATTCTGATCGTCCTCGGCCTCATCCCGCGAATGGGTGAAGTGGTTGCAGCCCTGCCTGATCCGGTGGTCGGCGGCGTCGGAATCATCTTGTTCTCCACTGTCGCCGTGGTCGGAATCAACACGCTGCGCAAGGTCGATCTCAGCGACCCGATCAACACCACGATCGCCGCTGTATCGGTGGGGATCGGTATTCTTCCGGAATTTGCGGAAGGGATGTTCGAGCGATTCCCCTCCTCGGCTCAGATCCTCCTCGGTAGCGGCATCACCTTGGCTGCGGCCTCGGCCTTTTCGCTCAATCTGCTGTTCAATCACACCCGACTCGGTGAACTCGCGAGGCGATCGCGAGAGAGCCTCCATGCCACTGCAAAATCTGAACCCGCCACCAGCTCTGCAGGAGACGCCAGTGTCACAGTCCCAGTCTGA
- a CDS encoding isopenicillin N synthase family dioxygenase, which yields MSQSQSDPFEVPVVDISPYVLGGADQDKARVAAEVDHACRTVGFMQIRGHGVPAAVSSGLAEAMDDFFGLPMETKSGYRIEGANRGYSPPKSESLSLSLGVESATRMNDFFEAFNVGTEARSFTELELSEDDYGINLWPAVSGFTERVENYYAHGERVARTLTTIFEDALGLTPGFFESITDHSIDVLRMNNYALPEGTVTLDGELKGMGEHTDFGLVTVLWADQVEGLQVLGSDRRWHDVWPHDGALLVNLGDLTARLTNDRWMSTLHRVAPPVVNGTIKRRRSAAFFHDGNVDAVIATLPSFQDDSGLEYEPITVRDHIKAKLAGSRQGKSNAAAGREAARVLSAAELEVKQ from the coding sequence GTGTCACAGTCCCAGTCTGATCCCTTCGAAGTGCCCGTCGTCGACATCTCGCCTTACGTGCTCGGTGGTGCCGACCAGGACAAGGCGCGAGTGGCTGCCGAAGTCGACCATGCTTGTCGGACTGTAGGTTTCATGCAGATTCGGGGCCACGGTGTTCCGGCCGCTGTTTCTTCCGGCCTCGCCGAAGCGATGGACGACTTCTTCGGGCTGCCGATGGAGACGAAGTCGGGCTACCGAATCGAGGGCGCGAATCGTGGGTACAGCCCGCCCAAGAGTGAGTCGCTGAGCCTGAGCCTCGGCGTCGAATCCGCGACCAGAATGAACGACTTTTTCGAGGCCTTCAACGTCGGAACCGAAGCCCGATCATTCACCGAACTCGAACTGTCGGAGGACGATTACGGAATCAACCTGTGGCCCGCAGTGTCTGGTTTCACGGAGCGGGTGGAGAATTACTACGCCCATGGCGAGCGGGTGGCACGCACACTGACCACCATTTTCGAAGACGCGCTCGGGCTGACCCCAGGATTCTTCGAGTCGATCACCGACCACTCCATCGACGTACTGCGGATGAACAACTACGCGTTACCCGAAGGGACGGTGACGTTGGACGGTGAGTTGAAGGGGATGGGCGAACATACCGATTTCGGGCTGGTCACCGTGCTGTGGGCGGATCAGGTCGAAGGTTTGCAAGTACTCGGGAGCGACCGACGCTGGCACGATGTCTGGCCGCACGACGGCGCGCTACTGGTCAACCTCGGGGATCTCACCGCGCGACTGACCAACGACAGGTGGATGTCCACGCTGCACCGAGTTGCGCCTCCGGTGGTGAACGGCACCATCAAGCGCCGGCGATCGGCGGCCTTCTTCCATGACGGAAACGTCGACGCGGTGATTGCGACCTTGCCGAGTTTTCAGGACGACTCCGGCTTGGAGTACGAACCCATTACCGTTCGCGATCACATCAAGGCCAAATTGGCCGGGTCGAGGCAGGGGAAGTCCAACGCCGCCGCAGGTCGTGAGGCGGCTCGGGTACTTTCGGCTGCGGAGCTCGAGGTCAAGCAGTGA